The segment GCGGCAGCTTGATGATATCCATAAGCTGGCCGTCCACACGGAAGCGGACACGCACCTCATCGTCAAATGATTCAACGTGAATGTCGGAGGCCTTCTCATGAATAGCGTATGACACTACTGCAGCCACAATACGTGGGATGAAGCCCTTTTTGACGTGCTCTTTAAGCTCGTCAACCGTATTGACTACGCCCTCTAAGAGCTTTCCAATATCCCCCTCCTCGTCACTGTGTGCGCTGGGCGCAGGAGCGGGTGCGGCAGGTACGGAAGCGTCAGGGGTAACAGGCTTTACCATCTCGGCAGGCGCGGCGGCGGAGCGGGAAGAGACGCCTGTATCCGGTGCCACTGCTTTTGGCTTTTCTACCGGGGCTGATTTCTCCAACTTCTCCTTGTCTTCTTCCACACTGTCTTGCACAACTTCCTCTACCTTGCCCGTGCCAAAGCTATGGGCGACCCGCTGGAAAAGCCCTGCGAACCCTCCCTTCTCTTCCTCCGTGGAGATGATTGCGGCCTGAACATCAGGGACGGTAACGTCAGCATTGAGGACCTTCTCCACTTCTTGTTCTTCAGGCTGCGTCTCCCCTTTCAGGTCCATGCGGCTCTGCTCTTTCCTTTTGGTTTCTTCTTGTTTCTTTTTCTCCTCGTCCAACTTATTGGCGTAGTACGCCAACAGGTCATCAAGCTGCTTCTCTTCAACTTTAATGAGATGCACCGTGATATCGTTGCTCTTCTCAATTTCTTTGACCAGTTTTTGCGTCTGGCCCATGTTCTGGCCATCAGTCACAAACCAATAGCTCTTTGGCGGGAAGAAATCCACGCTTACTAAGCGGTGGGTCTCGGCGTAATCTAACGGCACTCGCTTCAGGTAGTTCAGCGCAACTGACTGTCCTAACTTGAAGAGCGGCGGAGCCGGAGTAGCATCCTCCCCTTTCTTGGTGGCCGGTGACGAAGTGGAGGATGTAATAGGAACATCCACCCTCTTTGCGGGCTCTTCCTGCTTCTTTTCTTCTTTCTTTTCTTCGGGTTTTTCTTGAGGGGTTACCTGCTGCGGCACATCCTTCTTAGGGATGTCAGGCGCTTTAGGTGGAACCGGGGGCGTGGGGTGAGGGTACGAGCTGAGTACCTTGGCAAAACTCTGGGGGTCGGTTCGGAAAAGGCGGATTGTCCGGCCCACTTTGCCCTCCATGTCCTTAAGCGCCGTGAAGAAGCCCTGTTTCAACTGCTCAGGGTACACCAAAGCAAGCTTGAGCTCTTTTTCATTTTCCTCAAAGGCAGCTACTTGGAAGCGCTTCATGGTGTCGAACGAGACACGCTTCAAAACAGCCGGATCAATAGTCCGGCCCTTAAGGTCAATAACGGGAAGGGTGGGCGCAGCCAAGGCCGGTTTCTTAATTTCCTGCTCGGGTAATATCAACCTTGCCCAACTCACTTGGGCTGTAATTCACGCCGCCACTAGTAGCTGCAGTAGTGGTGGTGAGGGGGACGGTGAGTGCAAACACACCCTTCTCTTTTTGTGGGTCCAATTCAGTAGCAATGACCTGTGTCTCAAATGCATGGGCCGTTGCGGGAACTTCCGCTGGGGTAGTGGCCATATAGAGGTAAGCCTGGAAACCAACTACACCCAATACAACTGCCCCGACAAGGATGGCCGATATAAGCGCTGGAGTAATACGACGAGCCATAGTGTCTCCTTATTTCGTTACAGGGCTGAATGAAGCAGAAAGCGTCTCCGCACGGACAATGGCCGCGGCATTCAAGGTAAACTGTCCTGTCGCTTGGTTCTTTTCCTTATCAACAGCCTGCGCAAGGTTAAAGGTCTCCAGGCTCAATGGGCGCAAGTTCTGCTCCAGTTTGGTGACAAAAGCCAGGAGGTTAGCGTAGGTGCCCGTGCCTGTTATTGATACTGGAATGCGGACGGCGTTTTCCGTACTATCCATAACTGGCGTCCCTACTTGGTAGGCAGCATCCTTTACACCAAGGGTGTTCGCCTGGGTTATAAGGGATTCAAGCTGCAGGTAGAGACCCGGCATATCTTCTGTGCGCGGGTAGACATCGTTGACCTTACTAAAGTCCACTTTGCGCTCTATCTCCATACGCTCTTTGACTTGGTTGAGTTGCAGGCGGGCCGTACTGAGGGCAGCCACATCACTTTCCAAGCCCTTAAGGTTTGCCTGGTTGGCAGCCAAGCTAGCACGTACCACCTTCAACTGAGGAGAAAGGAATTGGTAACTCCCACCTACTCCCAAAAGGAGAAGGACGATGCCACCAAGAAGAACATTTTTGTTCGACGAACCAGATTGGTTTTGGAGTGAGGCCATATTATTGAGCTGGAATTACCTGCTTGAGACTGCCTGCGTCAATGACCAGAGGCTGAAGTGTCAACGTGAACGAAAAGGACACGTAATTGCGCCCGGTATCCGCATCGACTACCTTTGCCACTAACACGGGACGCACAGCTGAAAAGTACTTCTGCCCTTCTGTATCAGTAAAGGCTCGGAAGACTTTGGCATAGGTTGTGTAGTCCGGGACCGTGCCAGAAACCGAAACAACACCCTTGTTGGTAGCCTGGATACTGGT is part of the Verrucomicrobiia bacterium genome and harbors:
- the pilO gene encoding type 4a pilus biogenesis protein PilO; amino-acid sequence: MASLQNQSGSSNKNVLLGGIVLLLLGVGGSYQFLSPQLKVVRASLAANQANLKGLESDVAALSTARLQLNQVKERMEIERKVDFSKVNDVYPRTEDMPGLYLQLESLITQANTLGVKDAAYQVGTPVMDSTENAVRIPVSITGTGTYANLLAFVTKLEQNLRPLSLETFNLAQAVDKEKNQATGQFTLNAAAIVRAETLSASFSPVTK
- a CDS encoding ATPase, T2SS/T4P/T4SS family, with the translated sequence MAAPTLPVIDLKGRTIDPAVLKRVSFDTMKRFQVAAFEENEKELKLALVYPEQLKQGFFTALKDMEGKVGRTIRLFRTDPQSFAKVLSSYPHPTPPVPPKAPDIPKKDVPQQVTPQEKPEEKKEEKKQEEPAKRVDVPITSSTSSPATKKGEDATPAPPLFKLGQSVALNYLKRVPLDYAETHRLVSVDFFPPKSYWFVTDGQNMGQTQKLVKEIEKSNDITVHLIKVEEKQLDDLLAYYANKLDEEKKKQEETKRKEQSRMDLKGETQPEEQEVEKVLNADVTVPDVQAAIISTEEEKGGFAGLFQRVAHSFGTGKVEEVVQDSVEEDKEKLEKSAPVEKPKAVAPDTGVSSRSAAAPAEMVKPVTPDASVPAAPAPAPSAHSDEEGDIGKLLEGVVNTVDELKEHVKKGFIPRIVAAVVSYAIHEKASDIHVESFDDEVRVRFRVDGQLMDIIKLPPDVHAAMVSRIKILSRLRLDETRIPQDGRFDVSFNDAQVDLRVSVMPTVHGEKVVMRILDKSKGITSLEKLGIEGLGYQHLMEAIQKPFGVCLATGPTGSGKSTTLYAILNRIATPNVNVVTLEDPVEYEMKGINQAQIRPKIGFTFAEGLRSVLRQDPNIIMVGEIRDGETANMATQAALTGHLVLSTLHTNDAAGAIPRLTNMGIEPFLITSSLNVALGQRLVRKICPHCKKDISLPPGFKAQIEADVAKIAQLNPSDAARLPKEVKFYQGVGCEKCGGKGYLGRMGIYEVLTMTEPISELTLKHAPNSEIQAQSQKEGMLTMYQDGLIKVVNGVTTLDEVLRETSTK